DNA from Verrucomicrobiia bacterium:
GCTGGTGTCAAAGCGGTCACGGAAAAGTATGTGGAACAAATTATGGATGCTATCGAACGAGATGGTTTTTATGTCAGGGTGCCTGCCGGCAAACAATTTTATCTTTATGTTACGCAAACTATTGATCGAGAATTTGCTAAACGAGGGAATATGTTAAATCCTTGAGGAAAACTATTTATGAAAATATCTTATTTACTATTAATTTTAAACTCATTTTTTATTTTAGTGGGATGCGCTAAAAAAAATGAGCCTACTGTTACGTATGTTCAAGAAAATTCAGTGGCGGGCACTGCCTTAGATATGGATAACACGGAAAATGTGCGTTATAGCGAAACTTTGAAAGCTTATCCGATGGGTCGCTACGTTGATCCTAATAATCCTGATGTCATGCACGAGGCGCACACCATTTATCGTGCAGAAACTCAACCCGCTTGGAATTTAGATCCCAATATGCCTACCGCAGTTCCTTTGGGTCCCGCTATTGCAGTAACCTTGCCTGATATGCAACAAATCCCTCTCAGTGCAGAGCTAGAAAGCAAGATTCAAGAACAAAATCGTTTGTTTCGTAATATTGCACAACAAAATAATCTCATGCTCAAAAATCTTCAGACTTTTGTAGAACAAAAAACTAAAGACCAAGAATCCTCAAGTCAACGAGAAGCACTGGAAGAAGAATTAAAAACTAAGGAACAAATGATCAACCAAATGCGTCAACAGGTGGAGACGCTAGAAGCTCAAAATCAAGATATTCGTGGCACTTATCAAAGCTTGCAAAAAGCTGAAGCGGGGACGACTAATAAAAGTAACTCTTTAATTAATAAGTTAAAAAAGCAGTTCGAAAATTAGAATTTTTACTAATTAAAAGCTTATGGGTAAAAAAATAGAATTTGAAGGGGTTGGGTTTAAGTCAGATGATTGTAATATGAGTAATATTTGGCAATCTATTAATCTAGAGCCGAGTTCGTGTAATGTTGATATTTGGACTAGATTGAGTCAAAGCCAACCTAGCATGGTTTTTCCGGTGGAAGGGAAAACAGATCAGAATATTAAAAGTGGTTTTGGTAATCGCACACATCCCATTGGTGGCAAGGTCAAACATCATGATGGCATAGATATTCCTGCAGCTACAGGTACCAATGTCTTATCTGCTACTGATGGAACAGTAACTTTTGTTGGGCAAAGAAACGGTTATGGCAACACAGTAGAGATTGAAGCCACTATGCCAGACGGGAATGTCATCAAAACTCGTTATGCTCATTTAGACAGTTTTAAATCAGGTCTTGAAGCAGGACAAACAGTTACGATGGGATATAACATAGGAGGGGTTGGCCAAACAGGAGGAGCTACAGGGCCTCATTTGCATTTTGAAACATTTGTTAATGGAACTTTAAAAAATCCAGTTGATACACTCAATCAATATCAACCAGAATTCAAACTAAGTTCATCTGTTGCTCAGACACCTTTAACCCCATAATTTGAGAGGTATGCCAAAGACTAAATTTTTGTTGCCTTTAATCATCTTTTTGATTTCAAGCAAAATATGTTTAGGTTTAGGTCCTTCCATTGAAAAACATTTCATTGGTGATTATAAAACCCTACCAACACCACGAACTGAATGGCTGAAGAAAAGAGTCCGTGCTCAAGTTGATTTGGTGGGTCATAACTTATTTAAAGTCGGTTTCGGTATTAATTGGTATCCTGGTGTTACTAATATCATTGGAGGAGGAGAGGGCTCGGTAAATCGCAAAGGTCGATTAGTTTTTTATTTTAGAGACAATTGGGGCAATCAAGGGTATGGCATTTTGAAAAAAATTCCTCCTAAGTCTTATACACCTAATCTTTATTTGCTAACTTTAAAAGTGACTCACTCTGTTAACCAGAGAGCTACGGAACAGTATCGAGATTATGAGATTCAACAAATAGACGATCCATTGGAAGAATAATTTATCGTCCTACTTTCGCAATTCCCAACAATCCTAAAGCTTGGAACAGTAAATTGGGCACCCAAATTAAAACGTCGGGATAAGCGCCTGCATGATTTTCGAAAGTTTTTGCTAAAATCATTAAGCTATAATAAACAAAAACCACTAAAAAACTTAGACCAATACCGGCAGAAGTTTCGCGGCGATGAAATCGAACAGCGAGAGGAATCGCTGCTAAAACAAAGGTAAGACAAGAAAGTGAACCCGCCACGCGGCTTTGAATTTCTGTTAAAATGGGCGTGAAGTCGTAATCAGATCGTTTGGTGCGACCCGTTAACACCACATTAATTAATGCGCCAAAATCCAAAGCATTGGGCCTGATTTTTGTGCTTTTTTCCATCAGGCGTTCCAATGAAATGTGCAAAGGCAGCTCTTCAAAGTGGCGACCGGTTTGGATCAATGATAAATTATCAGGATTTTCTTCGTTGCGCTCCTCCATACGAGCATCATAAAGCGTAATAACAATTGCATTATTCGTTTCATCTGCAGTCACTTTTCCTCGACTGGCGCGCAAACTTCTCAGTGCAACATCGTCTTCGTTTAAATCCCAAACATATAAGTTTTGCAAAACGTCGCCTTCTTTATTATCCACATAAAGTCGTTTTCCCGGTAAAATTTCTACTACGGTGTCATCATTAAAAAGTGAAGTGGGACTTTCTGAAGCTAAAGTATAAACAATTTTCTTCATTCTGCTATAAGCATAAGGAGCGAGATAAAAATTATTGAGGAGACTGAGCAAACAAAAAAACAAAGCCAATAGCAAAACTGGGGTGCTAAAGGTAATGAGACTGACCCCATTCGCACGAAGCGCGACTAATTCTTGATCCGCTGACATACGACCAAACTTGAGCAAAACCGCAATCAACAAACCCCAAGGTAAAGTAAATTTGAAGGAAAAGGGAATGAGCAGCGTCACAAACTCCGCAACAAAACCAAAAGGAACATCATTATTAATCAACAAATCAAAAACGCGCGTAAACATATTACCCAACACTAAAAGAAAGGTGAGAATAGCAACTGCCCATACCGTGCTTTTCAACACGTCTTTCAATAAATAACGATATAAAACCTTCATACTTGCCTTACACTATACTATCTTTAGCCTAACAACGTGTCCGATGTCGAACAACTTCCGAATAAAGGCAAAAAGTCTCTGAATCAAGAGGCAAGTAGCAACGTCCAATCCGACGATAACTTTGCTCAGCTTGAAAAACAGTGGGTTCAACAAGCCAAGCAGGGGAATGAAGAGGCGTATAAAATGCTATTTGAACATTATTTTCCTAAGATGTTTGGAACGATCTATCAGATGGTGCAAAATCCTTCTATTGCTGAAGATTTGACTCAGGCGACCATGGTGCAAGCGTGGCGACGTCTCGATCGCTTCGACGGTCGTTCGGCATTTGGCACGTGGCTTTATCGTGTAGGCATTAATCTCACCCTTGACCACCTTCGCCGCTTGAAAAACCGGCCTCATCTTTCCTTGGAAAAAGAAGCGGAAAGTGGGTTTGAAGTTACTGATAAAATTACTTCACCCAACAAACCCGTCGAAAATAATGAGCTTAAAGAAATCTTAAATGACGCGATCGCAAAGTTAAGTGAACCTCATCGATTGGTTTTCATCCTCGGCGAAATCGAAGGCAAATCTTACGAAGAAATTAGCAGTATTTTAAAATGCAAGCGGGGCACGGTGATGTCTCGTATGCATTATGCCCGACAACATCTTCAAAAACTTCTCAAACCCTATTATGAATCACAACGATAAAAAAATTCTTACCTCCGCTTATTTTGATAAGGCTTTAACCGCAGAGGAGAGCCAATGGATGGAGTCAGAGCTATCACAAGATCAAGAAATGCAAAGGCATTGGGATGATCTCAATCACTTACACACCTTGACTCAGAAACACTATAGCGCACCTACCATGCCCCATACTTTGGAATATAATTGGCAACGTTGTCGCGCTCGTATGCGTGAACAAGAAGCGGGTTCTATTTGGAATTTTCTCAGAATGCCGTTATGGGTTCGTCAACTTGGAAGTTTAAGTTTTGCTTTGTTAGCCGTTGTTTCTTTCATTTTTAATTTGCGAACGGGTTATTTATCAAAAACGCACATTGCATCAGATAATTCTCATGAGACTACCTCTCAAATTCGTTCTGTTGTTTTGCCTGTCTCCTATGCAGCCAATAATAATACTAGTGTTGAAAGGGCTTGGTCGCCTAGGCCTGAAGTTTCAGTTTCCACATTTTCTGCGGGTCGAGGAAATGTAATATGGCTTTCTGGCATGAAATATCGATCGGAAACCAACATAATTAAATGAAAAAAGTTTTTCCATTTTTAATTTTATTGCTCACAAGTTCCCTGAGTCAGGCTCAATCTAAAATTTGGAGTTGTGTCGTTTACGGCAAAATGGGAGAGGGGAACGTCGAATCGGCTCTAACTCCTTACACTAATGAGATGCAACGCATTTTTGGCTATCGCCATTACGAAATCATTGGCTCGCAATGGACAGATCGTGCCCTTGATCAACCAAATTGGCTTAAGCCTACTAAAGAATTCATTCTAAAATTGAGTCCCGTTTCGACAGCGTCCAATAATTCGCAATTTTATCTAAAACTTTACCAAGATCAAAAACGCGAAGTGCTATTAAAAAGCCGACTTCGCATGTCGCCTGCGACCCCTCTTTACATTGCAGGTCCAGCGTATGGAAAAGGTAAAATTATTTTCATTTTAGAAATGAAAGATACTGACTCAAAAACGGCTTCACAAACTCGTCCCTGAGGTTGAGCTTCCAGATTGACATTATCCTCTCAACCGATTACTATTAAGACCTGCTCCGAGGCCTAAAAGATCTAAGGAAAGGTTATCGGAAATAAATAAATAATCCGTTATGAATCAGCAAAATCTTTCCCATTCCACCTCTTCACCACTTTGCATTATCAGCGACACATTTATCGGTAATGTTCAAGAGCCAGATTGGTGTCTCTTGGAGCCAGGCGAAGCGAGCCAATCTCGAATTTTTGAACGCTATATTCGTTTTGGAAAACGATTTGTTAAAAAACCTTTGGTTTATCTTTCTCTTTTGGGGTTTGATATTGATAACAGCGACAATGCTCGGTTAAGCCTCAAAGCCACCAATGTTAGTGTCGAAGGATTTTCCATTCAAATGATTACCTGGCTTCATACTCGGATGTGGTCTGTCGAAGTTAGTTGGATAGCTTTTGGTCACTTAGAATAAAATGGAGTCTTAAAAGGTCGGCACAGCTGCCAACAACTTTTTCGTATAATCATGCTGAGGTTCTGCATACAACTGTTCTCGAGAACCCATTTCAACAATTTTTCCTTGATACAAAACCACTACCTCAGAACAAAGATGCTCCACCACAGCCAAATCATGTGCGATAAAAAGATAAGTTAATTGAAATTCTTCCTGCAAATCCTGCAAAAGATTAATAATTTGAGCCTGGACCGACACATCCAAAGCACTGACCGGCTCATCGCAAACAATAAATTCCGGTTCCACTGCCAAAGCGCGTGCAATACCAATACGTTGGCGTTGACCGCCACTAAATTCGTGCGGATAACGAAAACGATGTTCTGCCAATAAACCCACTTTTTTTAGTAAATCCGCTACCCGATCTTCACGATCTTTTCGTGAAAATTGAGGAAAATGAATCTCTAACGCTTCACCAATAATTTGAAATACGGTTAAACGAGGATTCAAAGAATTAAAAGGATCCTGAAAAATCATTTGCAGACGTTTTCGCAGTGGACGAAATTCTTGGTTCGACAATTTTTCCAAAGCGATCCCGTCATATAAAATCTCACCACTCGTTACAGGAACCAAACCTAAAATGGCTTTGCCAATGGTGCTCTTACCACTACCACTTTCTCCGACTAACCCAATCGCCTTTGATCGTTCGATATGAAAACTGACACCATCCACTGCTTTAATGGGAGCTTGCGATTTTTTTAATAAACCGGCTCCACTCTCAAAGTAAACACGCAAATTTTTAACTCTTAGCAAAATATTTTCTTCAATCATGATACATGACCTCCTGCGCTTTTTCGATTTCCGCGTAATTAATCGTTCGCAAACGATCTTGCTTTCGACCCAAAACCGGCACGCAAGCTAACAAAGCTTGAGTATAAGGATGACGTGGATGTTTTAAAATTTCTGAAGTTGGTCCCGATTCCACAATTTTTCCTCGAAACATCACAAACACTTTATTCGCAAATCCCGATACTAATCCGAAATTGTGAGTAATCAAAAGAATCGTCATCCCCAACTTTTCTTTCAACTCACGCAATAAATCCATAATCTGTTTTTGAATCGTCACATCCAAAGCCGTGGTTGGTTCATCGGCCACCAGCAACTTCGGTTCACAAGCTAGCGCCATTGCAATCATCACACGTTGTTGCATTCCGCCACTGAGTTGGTGAGGATAATCATTTATGCGCTGCTTGGGATTTTGAATGCCAACCAACTCCAGTAGCCTGACAATTTCCGCCTTTACATCCTTAATTTCTGGACGATGCAAACGAATGGCTTCAGCAATTTGAAACCCAATAGAAAAAACCGGATTTAAAGAACTGCCCGGCTCTTGAAAAATGTAAGCCACACCTTTGCCACGCATTTTTTTTAGTGATTCGGAAGACATTTTTAAAACCGATTTTCCCTCAAACTCAATTTCACCTCCTTGATAAATTGCAGGAGGGCAGGGAAGTAAGCGCGTTAAAGCCAAAGCAGTAACACTTTTACCGCTACCACTTTCACCAACTACGGCAACCGTTTCACCTGAAAAAATTTCAAAAGAAACATCTTTAACCGCAGGCATGATGCGATGATTTTGTTGAAAACCCAATGAGAAGTGAGAAACTTTAATCAAAGGTTGAGTCATACTTTTTTGACCTCCTGTATATTATCTAATAAATCTAACGCATCACGCAATGCATCACCAATAAAATTAAACGTCATAACCGTAATAGAAATCATCACCCCGGGCAATAACATCCACCAAAAACTTACCAAAACCCGCAAACTTTGCGCTTGCGCCAGCATTAAACCCCAACTTGCTTGAGGATCTTGAATCCCTAAACCTAAAAAACTCAGTGCAGCTTCACCCAAAATATAACCAGGCACCGATAACGTGCAGGCTACAATCACATAACTCCATGTGTTAGGAAGAATATGGCGTAACAAAATTTTCCAATGACTTTGTCCCATCACTCGAGCGGCTTTTACAAAATCGCGCTCTCGCAAGCTTAATACCATGCCGCGAATCACTCGCGCCATGCTAGCCCAACTAATAAAGCTCAAAATAACAATAATCATGAGATAAATTTGGGTAGGTGACAATTTTTCCACAAAAACCGAACGCACCGCTAAAATCAAGTAAAGCGCAGGAATTGACATTAAAACTTCTGTGCCACGCATAAGAAGCCAATCCAATCGACCTCCTGCATAACCCGCAATACCGCCAAGAATTAACCCTAAAGTGGTAGTAATTGCGATTCCAACCAAACCAATACTCAAAGAAACGCCAGCGCCATAAAGCAATCGTGAAAATACATCACGACCAAAACTATCCGCTCCTAACAAATAAATTTTAGCTTTTCCTGACGTTCCAAATAAATGCCAGCGACAATGCCACAAACCAAACCAGCGATATTCCGAACCCTGCACAAACCATACGATAGGTTCATGCTGATTGGGTAAAGGTTCAAAGCGTCGTTGTGCTTTGTCTACCAATTCATATTTTTGAACGGCTAATCCTTGTTTACTCCAAATAATACGAGTAGGTGGATGATAGGCGTCAGGCAAAGAAATTTCTGCTTCATTATAGGGTGCTAAAAAAGGGCCGGTTCCTGCCGAAAAGTAAAGTAATCCTAAAATGATCACAAAAAAGCGCGTCCATCGACTTTGCCAAAATTTTTGCCAAACATTTCGATTCGGAGTTATAACGTGTTGTTCCATGTTTACAGGTTAAAATTATCGTTTTAATCGAATGCGCGGATCGCATATTGCCAGTAATAAATCACTCACCAAATTGCCAAAAACTAATAAAACCGATGCCATGAGAATGGATGCCATCACCACGTAAAGATCTTTTCGCAATAAAGACTCATAAACCAATTGACCCAACCCGGGGTAACTCATAATGGTTTCAACAATGAGCGAACCGCTTAACAATCCAGCAATGGAATAGCCTAAAATAGTAATTAGTGGATTAATGGCGTTTCTTAGAACATGACGAAACATCACGATTGAATTCGGTAAACCTTTCGCGCGTGCTGTGACCACATAATTAGCCCGGATTTCTTCCAGAAAATTGGCGCGCATCAAGCGCATTAAACTCGCTACGGAGCCGATTCCTAAAACGAATGTGGGCAAAACTAAGTGATGCAGAATATCAATGGTTTTTTGTGAAAAAGATAAAAATTCAAAATCAGCGCTATAAAGTCCGCCCAAAGGAAACCAACCGGTTTGCGCCGCAAAAAAGATAGCGAGTAGTGCTAAAAAAAATTCTGGAATGGAAAGGGAAAAAAAGGCTAATCCTGAAGCCAATCGATCAAAAATGGAATTTTGATAAATCGCAGCTAAAACACCAAGAGGAATAGCGATGATCCAAGCGAATAAAGCCGAACTAAAAGCCAAAAGTAAAGTAGCCGGAATGCGTTGGGCTAACAACTCTGACACAGGCATACGATAAGCAAACGATGGACCAAAATCGAATTGGATCGCTTTTTTAAACCATATAACAAACTGTTCGGCATAACTTTTGTCCAAACCAAAATCCTTTCGCAGTTGATCGATGTATTCTGGGCTTAGTTCGCGATTGCCTTTTAAAACCGACAAATAATCGCCCGGCGCCATTTCTAACAGAGCAAAAGAAAGGACGCTAATAGCCAAGAGCAGAGGAATTAGGGTCAAAAAACGGCGAAAAATAAAATGAGCCATGATTTATAAACTGTAGAGTAACTGCCTCGGTTGCCAATTTTTCTTTTTGGCAAATAATGTTACCGATAAGCCGCCCAAATTTCTTCTAAGTTCCACATTAAACTGGCGCCGGGATTGACTGGCATGCGTAAATTGCGCCAGCGATTTTTAATGCCAGAAAAGGCGAGGGGAGTAACAAGAAAGATAAAAGGTTGCTGTTCGGCCATGATAGCTTGCACTTCGTCGTAGTAAGTTTTTCGTTTGGCAAAATCCAGGGTTTGCAGCTGCAGTTGCATGAGTTCATCGATGCGCGCTTCCCAAGTTGTTGCAGGTTTTTTTTGACTAGGAAACCATTGATGTAAGCGTCCGCTGCTTTGCAAAACGGCTAAACCGCTGGAAGGATCATTCGCGCCACCACCTAAACCAAGCAAACAGGCTTCATATTGATAAGTGTCGGCGATTTTACTGATCATCGCGTTATAATCTACAAATTGTAAATTAACGATTATTCCAATTTCACGCAAATTCTCGCGGATGATGCTTGCTAAGTCTTTTCGAGTGGCATTTTCGACATTGGTCATAAGGGCAAATTCCACTAAATTACCTTTAGTATCTTCTAAAAGCCCATCGGAACGATAACGAAATCCTGCTTCCAAAAGAAGTTTTCGCGCCTGTTTCAAGTCCAAGGGATATTGTTTGACGTTGGGATTGAACCAGCGTCGATTGGCTTCGCTTTCCACGGACCAAAGTGGCGCAGCCATACCCATGAAAACGCCATCAATAATGCCTTGCCGATCGATTGCATAGGAAACAGCTTGGCGAAATGCTTTTTGTTCGAACCATTGCCGTTTATAAACCGGCAAAAAAGGTTTTCCGGTTTCGGGGTTTTTTCCAGGATTTTGGTTAAACCAAAAAAATTGAGTGCCATCTGCTGGACCTCTTTCCACAATGTGAAAATCGCGCGTTTTAGCAAAACGTTTCGCCAAATAAATATCTTCAGGACGCAGCCCCGAATGCAAATCGCTTTGACCTGAGACAAATTTTACAAACATAGCATTTTGATCCCGCACAAATTCGTAGATGACATTTTGAAGATAGGGGAGTCGTTGTCCATTGGGCGCAGCTTTCCAGTAATAAGGATTGCGTTCGAAAATCGCGCGTTGACCAAATTGATAATCTTTTAAGCGAAAAGGCCCTGTGCCAACCAGATCTTTAGGAGGTGTATTGATACCCCAGGCTTCTTCAAAAACTCCATTTTTAACGGCTTGTTCCAATTTATGTTTGGGCAAAATAGCCTGTGACATAAATTGAATAAAGGGCGCATAAATACCAGCCGTTTTGAAGCGGACGGTGTAATCATCGATTTTTTCTATATCGAAAGGTTTTCCATTGACGCTGAAAAAGAGACGCAGTTGTGTAGCAATGTTGGTATTGTAAATAAGGTCGTTAAATGTGAAAACCACATCATCAGCGGTAAATTTTTGGCCATCGTTCCAAAAAACATTGGTTCGCAAGTAGAATGTGAAAGTTTGCTGATCTTTACCAATTTCCCAATGGTCAGCCAACAAGGGTTCGACTTTATCTGTTGCTACATCAACTGTGGTGAGGCCTTCGAACATTAAACCGGTAAATTGTCGTGAGGACAAATCTTCTGCAATAATGTCATTGAAAGTTTTGGGATCGCCACCGACTGCTAAAATGAGTTGTTGCCCGAATTGGCCTTGTGGCAGTTTACTAAACACAAGGTTCGTGTCATCATCGTGACTAATCATTTCGTCAGTTAAAGAAGATTGATTATTGCCACCACTCGGTTGGCAGCCAATTAATAAAAAAGGGATAAAAGCCCAAATAATTAGTTTTAATCTACTTAACATGCTAATTAATAATTAATTAAATATTTAATATGACATATATTATATAAAGTTATAAAATTCTTGTTTTAAAACAATTCTAAATATTATAGGAATAGCTAATTGTTTAACAAGCCTTTGAAGTTTTGTAAATAAAACGAATTTTTGAAACCCTGCTAATTTACACACGAAAAGAAGTTAAAAAGTTAATCGCCCAAAAAATTACTGAGCTAATCGAAGGCTTTCAATAGCAGGTGCTGATCCCTTAAATAAATTTTGAGGTTGAGAACCTTGTTGTTTCATAACAGCTTCAACAGCTGCTTCCATGTGATCCAAATTAACTTTGGCAGAATCTCGTTTTTCTACGGATACTTGAAGTATGTTGCGCGCATCTTCTACACGATCACGCATTTCATTGCGAAATGATTCAGAGTCTGACAGACTAAATCCCGATTCTGTTTCTAGAATTTTTTTTGCCCTTTCATAAGCAGCTTTATTATTAGGCGGTGTTGCAGAAACAACTTCAATTTTTAATTCACTCTTAGCTTTTCTCATCAGGCCTAGAGCCTCATTCACTTGTGCT
Protein-coding regions in this window:
- a CDS encoding M23 family metallopeptidase; amino-acid sequence: MGKKIEFEGVGFKSDDCNMSNIWQSINLEPSSCNVDIWTRLSQSQPSMVFPVEGKTDQNIKSGFGNRTHPIGGKVKHHDGIDIPAATGTNVLSATDGTVTFVGQRNGYGNTVEIEATMPDGNVIKTRYAHLDSFKSGLEAGQTVTMGYNIGGVGQTGGATGPHLHFETFVNGTLKNPVDTLNQYQPEFKLSSSVAQTPLTP
- a CDS encoding LptF/LptG family permease; translated protein: MKVLYRYLLKDVLKSTVWAVAILTFLLVLGNMFTRVFDLLINNDVPFGFVAEFVTLLIPFSFKFTLPWGLLIAVLLKFGRMSADQELVALRANGVSLITFSTPVLLLALFFCLLSLLNNFYLAPYAYSRMKKIVYTLASESPTSLFNDDTVVEILPGKRLYVDNKEGDVLQNLYVWDLNEDDVALRSLRASRGKVTADETNNAIVITLYDARMEERNEENPDNLSLIQTGRHFEELPLHISLERLMEKSTKIRPNALDFGALINVVLTGRTKRSDYDFTPILTEIQSRVAGSLSCLTFVLAAIPLAVRFHRRETSAGIGLSFLVVFVYYSLMILAKTFENHAGAYPDVLIWVPNLLFQALGLLGIAKVGR
- a CDS encoding sigma-70 family RNA polymerase sigma factor, which gives rise to MSDVEQLPNKGKKSLNQEASSNVQSDDNFAQLEKQWVQQAKQGNEEAYKMLFEHYFPKMFGTIYQMVQNPSIAEDLTQATMVQAWRRLDRFDGRSAFGTWLYRVGINLTLDHLRRLKNRPHLSLEKEAESGFEVTDKITSPNKPVENNELKEILNDAIAKLSEPHRLVFILGEIEGKSYEEISSILKCKRGTVMSRMHYARQHLQKLLKPYYESQR
- a CDS encoding H-type lectin domain-containing protein, which translates into the protein MNQQNLSHSTSSPLCIISDTFIGNVQEPDWCLLEPGEASQSRIFERYIRFGKRFVKKPLVYLSLLGFDIDNSDNARLSLKATNVSVEGFSIQMITWLHTRMWSVEVSWIAFGHLE
- a CDS encoding ATP-binding cassette domain-containing protein, translated to MIEENILLRVKNLRVYFESGAGLLKKSQAPIKAVDGVSFHIERSKAIGLVGESGSGKSTIGKAILGLVPVTSGEILYDGIALEKLSNQEFRPLRKRLQMIFQDPFNSLNPRLTVFQIIGEALEIHFPQFSRKDREDRVADLLKKVGLLAEHRFRYPHEFSGGQRQRIGIARALAVEPEFIVCDEPVSALDVSVQAQIINLLQDLQEEFQLTYLFIAHDLAVVEHLCSEVVVLYQGKIVEMGSREQLYAEPQHDYTKKLLAAVPTF
- a CDS encoding ABC transporter ATP-binding protein, producing MTQPLIKVSHFSLGFQQNHRIMPAVKDVSFEIFSGETVAVVGESGSGKSVTALALTRLLPCPPAIYQGGEIEFEGKSVLKMSSESLKKMRGKGVAYIFQEPGSSLNPVFSIGFQIAEAIRLHRPEIKDVKAEIVRLLELVGIQNPKQRINDYPHQLSGGMQQRVMIAMALACEPKLLVADEPTTALDVTIQKQIMDLLRELKEKLGMTILLITHNFGLVSGFANKVFVMFRGKIVESGPTSEILKHPRHPYTQALLACVPVLGRKQDRLRTINYAEIEKAQEVMYHD
- a CDS encoding ABC transporter permease encodes the protein MEQHVITPNRNVWQKFWQSRWTRFFVIILGLLYFSAGTGPFLAPYNEAEISLPDAYHPPTRIIWSKQGLAVQKYELVDKAQRRFEPLPNQHEPIVWFVQGSEYRWFGLWHCRWHLFGTSGKAKIYLLGADSFGRDVFSRLLYGAGVSLSIGLVGIAITTTLGLILGGIAGYAGGRLDWLLMRGTEVLMSIPALYLILAVRSVFVEKLSPTQIYLMIIVILSFISWASMARVIRGMVLSLRERDFVKAARVMGQSHWKILLRHILPNTWSYVIVACTLSVPGYILGEAALSFLGLGIQDPQASWGLMLAQAQSLRVLVSFWWMLLPGVMISITVMTFNFIGDALRDALDLLDNIQEVKKV
- a CDS encoding ABC transporter permease, which gives rise to MAHFIFRRFLTLIPLLLAISVLSFALLEMAPGDYLSVLKGNRELSPEYIDQLRKDFGLDKSYAEQFVIWFKKAIQFDFGPSFAYRMPVSELLAQRIPATLLLAFSSALFAWIIAIPLGVLAAIYQNSIFDRLASGLAFFSLSIPEFFLALLAIFFAAQTGWFPLGGLYSADFEFLSFSQKTIDILHHLVLPTFVLGIGSVASLMRLMRANFLEEIRANYVVTARAKGLPNSIVMFRHVLRNAINPLITILGYSIAGLLSGSLIVETIMSYPGLGQLVYESLLRKDLYVVMASILMASVLLVFGNLVSDLLLAICDPRIRLKR
- a CDS encoding ABC transporter substrate-binding protein; the protein is MLSRLKLIIWAFIPFLLIGCQPSGGNNQSSLTDEMISHDDDTNLVFSKLPQGQFGQQLILAVGGDPKTFNDIIAEDLSSRQFTGLMFEGLTTVDVATDKVEPLLADHWEIGKDQQTFTFYLRTNVFWNDGQKFTADDVVFTFNDLIYNTNIATQLRLFFSVNGKPFDIEKIDDYTVRFKTAGIYAPFIQFMSQAILPKHKLEQAVKNGVFEEAWGINTPPKDLVGTGPFRLKDYQFGQRAIFERNPYYWKAAPNGQRLPYLQNVIYEFVRDQNAMFVKFVSGQSDLHSGLRPEDIYLAKRFAKTRDFHIVERGPADGTQFFWFNQNPGKNPETGKPFLPVYKRQWFEQKAFRQAVSYAIDRQGIIDGVFMGMAAPLWSVESEANRRWFNPNVKQYPLDLKQARKLLLEAGFRYRSDGLLEDTKGNLVEFALMTNVENATRKDLASIIRENLREIGIIVNLQFVDYNAMISKIADTYQYEACLLGLGGGANDPSSGLAVLQSSGRLHQWFPSQKKPATTWEARIDELMQLQLQTLDFAKRKTYYDEVQAIMAEQQPFIFLVTPLAFSGIKNRWRNLRMPVNPGASLMWNLEEIWAAYR